One Lysobacter enzymogenes DNA segment encodes these proteins:
- a CDS encoding DUF2878 domain-containing protein — protein sequence MNAWVEFSVYQAVWFVAVIAAGNGYAWPGALAAAAFVLAQWLLSPRRTGLAILLSLALLAGALVDGALALTGWARYAAAWPSSHAAPIWILGLWCAFATTLTGSLRLLQTHLGTAAALGAIGAPLAYLGAARGWGSVVFAEPAWPGLALLASGWALALPILAWSARRLTQAPRNTARGAIA from the coding sequence GTGAACGCCTGGGTCGAGTTTTCCGTTTACCAGGCCGTGTGGTTCGTCGCGGTCATCGCCGCCGGCAATGGTTACGCGTGGCCGGGCGCACTGGCTGCCGCGGCGTTCGTGCTGGCGCAGTGGCTGTTGTCGCCGCGGCGTACGGGTCTGGCGATTCTGCTGAGCTTGGCGCTGTTGGCCGGCGCACTCGTCGATGGGGCGCTGGCGCTAACCGGATGGGCACGTTATGCGGCGGCGTGGCCTTCGTCGCATGCTGCACCGATATGGATCTTGGGCTTGTGGTGTGCGTTCGCGACTACCCTGACCGGCAGCTTGCGGCTGTTGCAGACGCACTTGGGCACGGCTGCGGCGCTCGGCGCGATCGGCGCGCCGCTGGCGTATCTGGGTGCGGCGCGCGGCTGGGGTTCGGTCGTGTTCGCCGAACCGGCCTGGCCTGGGCTGGCCTTGCTGGCGTCGGGCTGGGCGCTCGCGCTGCCAATACTTGCATGGTCTGCGCGGCGGCTTACGCAGGCGCCGCGTAACACCGCAAGGGGGGCAATCGCATGA
- a CDS encoding DUF1295 domain-containing protein: MSWTATLLAIWATMALVMTAGWQWQRRRDNAGIVDVLWSAGVGSGAVVCAAFGAGDMRVRVAVAVCGGLWGLRLAWHLWRRVRSEDEDGRYRHLREYWHGHQGRFFLFFHFQALLVPLFCLPFAAAAANASARMPWLVAGVAVWALAWAGEALADRQLARFRADPGNRGRTCDSGLWRYSRHPNYFFEWLHWFAYALFAVGSPLAWLAWTGPVTMYAFVRYLSGVPFTEAQALRTRGEDYRRYQQRTPMFFPWFPRAPRERQAQEKNR, from the coding sequence ATGAGCTGGACCGCGACCTTGCTAGCGATCTGGGCGACGATGGCTCTAGTCATGACCGCAGGCTGGCAGTGGCAGCGCAGGCGCGACAACGCAGGCATCGTCGATGTGCTGTGGTCGGCCGGCGTCGGTTCGGGTGCAGTCGTCTGCGCCGCGTTTGGCGCAGGCGACATGCGCGTGCGCGTTGCGGTGGCCGTCTGCGGCGGACTGTGGGGATTACGCCTGGCTTGGCACCTGTGGCGCCGCGTGCGCAGCGAGGACGAGGACGGCCGTTACCGTCACTTGCGCGAGTACTGGCATGGGCACCAAGGCAGATTCTTCCTGTTCTTCCATTTCCAGGCGCTGCTGGTACCGCTGTTCTGCCTGCCGTTCGCCGCGGCCGCGGCCAACGCGTCGGCGCGTATGCCGTGGCTGGTAGCCGGCGTGGCCGTGTGGGCACTGGCGTGGGCCGGCGAAGCGCTCGCGGACCGACAGCTCGCGCGCTTCCGCGCGGACCCGGGCAATCGCGGCCGCACCTGCGACAGTGGTTTGTGGCGCTATTCGCGCCATCCCAATTACTTCTTCGAATGGCTGCACTGGTTCGCCTACGCCTTGTTTGCCGTCGGTTCGCCGCTGGCGTGGCTGGCCTGGACCGGGCCGGTGACGATGTACGCATTTGTGCGCTACCTCAGCGGCGTTCCGTTCACCGAGGCCCAAGCCTTGCGCACTCGCGGTGAGGACTACCGCCGCTACCAGCAGCGCACGCCTATGTTCTTCCCCTGGTTCCCCCGCGCACCGCGAGAGCGTCAAGCACAGGAGAAAAATCGATGA
- a CDS encoding SAM-dependent methyltransferase, with protein MSEPSSPPVYAPDRQPASGLLGLAERGWLPDAAIRHGIRRLCMQRLREEYADGLGGQHDLYRVRIELLRQSPIAIHTDAANGQHYELPPEFFAHCLGPRMKYSCCYYPTGEETLAQAEEAMLELYGRRAQLKDGQHILELGCGWGSLTLWMAQRYPSAQIVAVSNSQPQREHIERRCRELGLSNVLVITADANRLNLDPMRFDRCVSIEMFEHMRNYEHLLRRVSGWLQPDGKLFVHIFCHRELMYPFETKGDDDWMGRHFFTGGLMPAADTLLWFQNDLRIDKRWLLDGSHYQRTANHWLANQDAHRGATDDALEAAYGDAYRLWRQRWRMFWMACAELFGYDRGQQWGVAHYLFSKR; from the coding sequence GTGTCCGAGCCGTCTTCCCCGCCCGTCTACGCGCCCGACCGCCAGCCCGCCAGCGGACTGCTCGGCCTGGCTGAACGTGGCTGGTTGCCGGATGCCGCTATCCGTCACGGCATTCGCCGGCTTTGCATGCAGCGGTTACGCGAGGAGTATGCCGACGGCCTGGGCGGCCAGCACGATCTATACCGCGTGCGCATCGAGCTGCTGCGGCAAAGCCCGATCGCGATCCACACGGACGCGGCCAACGGCCAGCACTACGAGTTGCCGCCGGAGTTCTTCGCCCACTGCCTAGGGCCACGCATGAAGTACTCGTGCTGCTACTACCCCACCGGCGAGGAAACTCTGGCCCAGGCCGAAGAGGCGATGCTGGAACTCTACGGGCGGCGCGCTCAGCTCAAGGACGGACAGCACATCCTCGAGCTAGGCTGCGGATGGGGCTCGTTGACCTTATGGATGGCGCAGCGCTATCCGTCGGCGCAGATCGTCGCAGTGTCCAACTCGCAGCCGCAGCGCGAGCACATCGAGCGGCGCTGCCGCGAACTCGGTCTGTCGAACGTTCTGGTGATCACCGCCGACGCCAACCGCCTGAACCTCGATCCGATGCGCTTCGACCGCTGCGTCTCTATTGAGATGTTCGAGCACATGCGCAACTACGAGCATCTGCTGCGACGCGTCTCCGGCTGGCTGCAGCCGGACGGCAAACTGTTCGTGCACATCTTCTGTCATCGCGAACTGATGTACCCGTTCGAAACGAAAGGCGATGACGATTGGATGGGCCGGCACTTCTTCACCGGTGGCCTGATGCCCGCGGCCGATACCCTGCTGTGGTTCCAGAACGACCTGCGCATCGACAAGCGCTGGCTGCTCGACGGCAGCCATTACCAACGTACCGCCAACCACTGGTTGGCCAACCAGGACGCCCACCGCGGCGCCACCGACGACGCACTTGAGGCGGCGTATGGTGACGCTTACCGCCTGTGGCGGCAGCGCTGGCGCATGTTCTGGATGGCGTGCGCCGAGCTGTTTGGTTACGACCGCGGCCAGCAATGGGGCGTCGCTCACTACCTATTCTCTAAGCGTTGA
- a CDS encoding lipocalin family protein, protein MNSSLRFLAVLILIPALGSCASQARPMPPVESVDLPRFMGDWYVIAHIPSRPEREAFDAVESYRLDEKGRVLTTFTFRKGSHDAPIETMHPTGFVKPGTGNAVWGMQFIWPIKAEYVIAYLDENYTRTIVARSKRDYAWIMARSPQIPEQDYAQLVERLRELGYSTTDLRKVPQARSSQDSPKQGSK, encoded by the coding sequence ATGAACTCTTCACTGCGTTTTTTGGCCGTGCTGATCTTGATTCCGGCGCTTGGATCTTGCGCTAGCCAAGCCAGACCGATGCCGCCGGTCGAATCGGTCGACCTGCCCCGGTTCATGGGAGACTGGTACGTGATCGCCCACATTCCCTCGCGCCCGGAGCGCGAAGCTTTCGATGCGGTCGAGTCGTACCGGTTGGACGAGAAGGGTCGCGTACTTACCACCTTCACGTTCCGCAAGGGCAGCCATGACGCGCCCATTGAAACCATGCACCCGACCGGCTTCGTCAAGCCGGGCACCGGCAACGCGGTGTGGGGTATGCAGTTCATCTGGCCGATCAAGGCCGAGTACGTCATTGCTTATTTGGACGAGAACTACACCCGCACCATCGTCGCCCGCAGCAAGCGCGATTACGCCTGGATCATGGCCCGCTCGCCGCAAATTCCGGAGCAGGACTACGCCCAGCTGGTGGAGCGCCTGCGCGAACTCGGCTATTCGACCACGGACCTGCGCAAGGTGCCGCAGGCCCGATCATCGCAGGATTCGCCCAAGCAGGGTTCAAAGTAA
- a CDS encoding lipocalin family protein: MKSIVIAAALASSSAANAPVAEFALDRYLGTWHEAAHLPMFFQRNCKDQTTAQYSRLADGSIEVRNRCRTRSGEIQEAVGRARATARPAALEVRFAPAWLSWVPGIWADYWVVDLDQDYRWAVVGSPSRKYLWVLSREPGMQRALYREIVQRAKDRGYDVDRLVETGVQD; this comes from the coding sequence ATGAAATCCATTGTTATCGCCGCAGCACTCGCCTCCTCGTCCGCCGCCAACGCGCCGGTCGCCGAATTCGCGTTGGATCGCTACCTGGGCACTTGGCACGAAGCGGCGCACCTGCCGATGTTTTTCCAGCGCAACTGCAAGGATCAGACCACGGCCCAGTACAGCCGCCTGGCGGATGGGAGCATCGAAGTCAGGAATCGGTGCCGTACCCGGTCCGGCGAGATCCAGGAGGCCGTAGGAAGGGCCAGGGCCACTGCGCGCCCCGCTGCACTCGAAGTCCGCTTTGCCCCGGCGTGGCTGAGCTGGGTGCCCGGTATCTGGGCCGACTACTGGGTTGTGGATCTCGATCAAGACTACCGATGGGCGGTGGTCGGTTCGCCTTCCCGAAAGTACCTGTGGGTGCTGTCGCGTGAGCCAGGCATGCAGCGCGCCCTTTACCGCGAGATCGTCCAACGGGCCAAGGATCGTGGTTACGACGTGGATCGTCTGGTGGAGACCGGCGTGCAGGATTGA